In the genome of Noviherbaspirillum saxi, the window CCGCGGCCGCGGATGCTCCCGCCAAGCCTGTCAAAAAGAAAGCAAAAAAAGCGAAAAAAGCAACGAAGAAAGACGCAGCAGCGCCAACAGCAGCAAAGTAATCGGCACCAAGTTTTCTTGAAAGGCAGGCTTGTCCTGCCTTTTTCGTTATTATCGGCTAAGCTTTCGGTTCCAATAATGCGATACATCTCCATGAGACCCAGGATCCTCGTCAAGGCTGCCACAGGCTTGCTGTTTTGCATGCTGTCAGTTGCAACCGCCGCTCAGCAAACAGCCCGCTTCCCAACAATTTCACTTACTGCCGGTATTCATGTAATCAAGGCCGAGGTGGCTGCGAAAGATGCGGAACGTCAGCAAGGTCTGATGTACCGTGAAAAGATGGGTGTCAATGAGGGAATGGTTTTCCTGTTTGAAGCGCCAGCAGGGGTTTGCATGTGGATGAAAAATACCTACATCCCGTTATCGGTTGCGTTTATCGATGACGATGGAAAGATCATCAATATCGAGGACATGCAGCCGCAAACGACCGAATCGCATTGCGCAAAGAAGCCTATTCGCTATGCGCTGGAAATGAACCAGGGTTGGTTCAAGCAAAAAAATATCAAGCCAGGAATGGTCATTGGCGGATTACCAAAGCCATAGCTCTTTTAGAGACGGAGCAGAATCCCTAGCACAGCAAGCCGATGCATTTTACCAATGCGACTCACCGGTTTGCTTCGCGACCCGTGACGCCTCTTGTCGCGTTGAGCATATCGCAAGGAAATTGCCTCACTACATTCTCAAATGTCCGTTTAGGAC includes:
- a CDS encoding DUF192 domain-containing protein, coding for MRYISMRPRILVKAATGLLFCMLSVATAAQQTARFPTISLTAGIHVIKAEVAAKDAERQQGLMYREKMGVNEGMVFLFEAPAGVCMWMKNTYIPLSVAFIDDDGKIINIEDMQPQTTESHCAKKPIRYALEMNQGWFKQKNIKPGMVIGGLPKP